A genomic segment from Terriglobia bacterium encodes:
- a CDS encoding outer membrane beta-barrel protein yields MRHRRAVSGLAAALALGYLPAHAEGPLEPPDLARYLQWGPVRARPGVVLTNLGRDGNITYNPHQPVSDYTATVSPRVEGVVLFGHRGFMTFTEQLDWTIYKSNRDQDYLNQLGSARLTIPLKRLGFYVDAALNDVKDRPADQRDTRTDIREHRLGAGLLIRAGWRTDAEIGVVGSSFGYRDPNYANLGDPACPTVGCLLDRTERGARALGRYLVFGRTRLTLEVSEKSVTFSNSENGSDGKQSRVLPGIEFGLGGRLTGTARLGWASLEPERAGLPRFSGTVGEARLGYRIGAGTTFEVGGKRDVGFSIYLKNGYYLDTSGSARVIQYLTHAFGVEAGTVRERITFPDPSSRVDRVVQYDAGVRVRLSENALGRKVEYSFKVTRWVLTTTVPGQNQSRTAAGFGAVIGY; encoded by the coding sequence ATGAGACACCGTCGTGCGGTATCGGGGCTGGCGGCGGCGCTGGCGCTGGGGTACCTGCCCGCCCACGCGGAAGGGCCGCTCGAGCCTCCGGACCTCGCCCGGTACCTCCAATGGGGACCGGTGCGGGCGAGGCCCGGGGTCGTGCTGACGAACCTCGGCCGCGACGGCAACATCACGTACAACCCTCACCAGCCCGTGAGCGATTACACCGCGACGGTCTCCCCGCGCGTCGAGGGGGTCGTGCTCTTCGGCCATCGGGGATTCATGACGTTCACCGAGCAGCTGGACTGGACGATCTACAAGTCCAACCGCGACCAGGATTACCTGAACCAGCTCGGCTCCGCCCGGCTGACGATCCCGCTCAAGCGGCTCGGCTTCTACGTGGACGCGGCGCTGAACGACGTCAAGGACCGCCCTGCGGACCAGCGCGACACGAGGACCGACATCCGCGAGCATCGTCTCGGCGCCGGATTGCTGATCCGGGCCGGCTGGCGCACCGACGCCGAGATCGGGGTCGTGGGGTCGTCGTTCGGCTACCGCGACCCCAACTACGCCAATCTCGGCGATCCGGCCTGCCCGACCGTCGGGTGCCTTCTCGACCGGACCGAGCGGGGGGCGAGGGCGCTGGGGCGGTACCTCGTGTTCGGCCGGACCCGTCTCACCCTCGAGGTATCGGAGAAGAGCGTCACGTTCAGCAACTCCGAGAACGGTAGCGACGGAAAACAGTCGCGGGTCCTCCCCGGGATCGAGTTCGGCCTCGGCGGCCGGCTCACGGGGACCGCGAGGCTGGGCTGGGCGAGCCTCGAGCCCGAGCGCGCGGGCCTCCCCCGTTTCTCCGGGACCGTGGGCGAGGCGAGGCTCGGCTACCGGATCGGCGCCGGGACGACGTTCGAGGTCGGCGGGAAGCGCGACGTCGGCTTCTCGATCTACCTCAAGAACGGGTACTACCTCGACACGAGCGGGAGCGCCCGCGTGATCCAGTATCTCACCCACGCCTTCGGCGTCGAGGCCGGCACCGTCCGCGAGCGGATCACCTTCCCCGACCCGTCGAGCCGCGTCGACCGGGTCGTCCAGTACGACGCGGGGGTCAGGGTGAGGCTCTCCGAGAACGCGCTCGGCCGGAAGGTGGAGTACTCGTTCAAGGTCACGCGGTGGGTCCTGACCACGACGGTTCCGGGTCAGAACCAGTCCAGGACCGCGGCCGGCTTCGGCGCGGTGATCGGCTACTGA